In Williamsoniiplasma luminosum, the genomic stretch TAGAGATGTGAAGATGATTTCGATTGAAAAAAGTAAATCCAATCAAGAACTGGCAATCCTTAATGTCGTTGTTAAGGGCAAAGCTTTTGTTTTAGATACCATTCAAAAAACATTGGCAGAAGATTTTGTGAGCACAATGAAAAAAAATATTCTGAAAACTCACAATGATCAAGAACATTATAAATTTACTGATTTAAATGAAGAAAAATTAGAAAATTTTGACAATTTAACAATTGAAAAAACAACAATCAAAAGAGTTAAAGAAAATGTCATTGCCAAATTCTTCTTCAACTATACTTCAATCCTTAAAAGTGTTCCAACTTTAGAAGTTCTGTTCATTATTTCCTCTCTTATTTGATGAATCGGTGATGTTATTTTCCTGGCATTAATCGGACGTCCAACAATCACCCCAACAAATGCAGCATACTACTCAATTGGAGTAATTATGTTAATCACTAGTCTTTTTAATGGCTTGGTTTTAGCAGCACATTTGATGAATTTTATTGAAAAAAATAAAATTCATAAACAAATGAAAAAAGGTTTAATTTTAATCATCTTTGATATCTTATTATTTTCAACAAGTATTATGATGTTGGCACAAGCAAAACCAATCATTTTAGTAGCATTTCTAACTATCGATATGGTTTTAATTATTGCAATTTGTTTTTGAGTTGGAATTGATTTAACTCAAAATATTTTGGAACTTAAAAACCAAAATCATCACAACCAACAAGTAAATAAAGAATAATAAAACTTATTTAAATCTCGTAACTACAAACAATAGTTACGAGATTTTTTGATCATTCTAAACACCCAAATACGCCCGATAATCCTTCAAAATTTAATGTAAAAGATAAAAAAGATTTAGTTTAAAAAATATTTATCATTTTCATAAAAATTGTATATAATATTAATTGTGTGAGTTCGATACACACGGATAAGTGAAAGGGGGAAATACAATGCCTACAATTAACCAATTAGTAAAAACTAATCGTAAAGCCAAAACATGAAAAACTAAAGCGCCAGCCTTAAACCGCGGTGTAAACAGTTTAAAAAAGAAAGTAACTAAAGTTTCTTCACCACAAAAACGTGGAGTATGTACTCGTGTTGCTACTATGACACCTAAAAAACCTAACTCAGCGTTACGTAAATATGCTCGTGTTAGATTAACAAACGGAATGGAAGTGAATGCTTACATTCCAGGAGAAGGACATAACTTACAAGAACACTCAGTTGTTTTAATTCGTGGAGGTCGTGTTAAGGATTTACCTGGGGTACGTTACCATATTATTCGTGGTACATTAGATACTCAATCAGTTGCAAAACGTAAACAAGGTCGTTCATTATACGGAACTAAACGTCCAAAATAAAAACAATAAAAAATCAAGATTTGTGTTCAACACAAATCAAAATATGAAAGGAGAATTACAACCATGCGTAAAAATCAAGCAATAAAAAGAGACGTTTTATCAGATCCAATTTATAACTCAAAATTAGTTACAAAAACAATTAACAAAATTATGTTAGATGGTAAAAGAGGAACAGCTCAAACAATTATTTATACAGCATTTGATATTATCAAAGAAAAAACTGGTCAAGAACCAATCGATGTTTTTAACAAAGCAATCGATAACATTCAACCACACTTAGAACTTAAAGTTCGTCGTATTGGGGGAGCTAACTACCAAGTTCCAGTTGAAGTTTCAAATGAAAGAAGAATTACATTAGCGTTACGTTGATTAATTAACTATGCTCGTTTAAGAAACGAAAAAACAATGGAAATTAAATTAGCAAACGAAATTATTGATGCATCAAATAATATGGGTGGATCAGTTAAAAAACGTGAAGATACACATAAAATGGCAGAAGCAAACAAAGCGTTTGCTCACTACCGTTGATAATAGAGAGGAAAATTATGGCAAGAGAATTTCAATTAAAGGATACTCGTAACTTTGGAATTATGGCGCACATTGATGCTGGTAAAACAACAACAACTGAGCGTATCTTATTCCATACAGGGAAAATTCATAAAATTGGTGAAACTCATGAAGGAGCTTCACAAATGGATTGAATGGCACAAGAACAAGAACGTGGAATTACAATTACATCTGCTGCAACGACTGCGTTTTGAAAACACAATCGTTTCAACATCATCGATACTCCTGGTCACGTTGACTTCACAGTTGAAGTTGAACGTTCATTAAGAGTTTTAGATGGAGCTGTGGCTGTTTTAGATGGTCAGTCAGGGGTTGAACCTCAAACTGAAACTGTTTGAAGACAAGCGACAACTTACCGTGTTCCAAGAATTGTTTTTGTTAACAAAATGGACAAAACTGGAGCTGATTTTGAATATTCAGTTAAATCGATCGGAGATCGATTGGGAGCAAAAGCTTCACCAATCCAATTACCAATCGGGGCTGAAGAAAACTTCACAGGGATCATTGATCTTGTGGAAATGAAAGCTTATCACTACGATGGTGGTGCTGACGAAGTCGCAACACCAATCGAAATTCCAGCTGATATGTTAGAACATGCAAAAGAATTGCGTGGTCACTTAGTAGAAGCTGCAGTTGAATATGATGAAGAATTAATGATGAAATTTTTAGATGGAGTTGAAATTACAATTCCTGAATTAAAATCAGCAATTCGTAAAGGAGTTATTAGTGCTAACTTCTTCCCAGTTTTAGCTGGATCAGCTTTCAAAAACAAAGGGGTTAAAT encodes the following:
- the rpsG gene encoding 30S ribosomal protein S7 — translated: MRKNQAIKRDVLSDPIYNSKLVTKTINKIMLDGKRGTAQTIIYTAFDIIKEKTGQEPIDVFNKAIDNIQPHLELKVRRIGGANYQVPVEVSNERRITLALRWLINYARLRNEKTMEIKLANEIIDASNNMGGSVKKREDTHKMAEANKAFAHYRW
- the rpsL gene encoding 30S ribosomal protein S12, encoding MPTINQLVKTNRKAKTWKTKAPALNRGVNSLKKKVTKVSSPQKRGVCTRVATMTPKKPNSALRKYARVRLTNGMEVNAYIPGEGHNLQEHSVVLIRGGRVKDLPGVRYHIIRGTLDTQSVAKRKQGRSLYGTKRPK